Proteins encoded within one genomic window of Episyrphus balteatus chromosome 1, idEpiBalt1.1, whole genome shotgun sequence:
- the LOC129908975 gene encoding uncharacterized protein LOC129908975 → MYNSIPVTNAEESIKNWLETINTLDNSKVNEYMRLVHLCFSKNYVQFNGEVYEQIDGLAMGNPLSAFAANCFMAEFETKAKKNCPDFPFLWVRYVDDTYIIIHKDKLNVFLNFLNNVMHGIIKFTFETEVNFCLPFLDLMVKRVESYLEFDIYRKPTNTDRCIPSNSYHPNQTEFAAFNSYCYRAVHVPLNKNNFIKEMETIHRIATMNGYSIKIVNSLLKKHIRKKELRDFTTLVSNKEKAITYMGGTFVEGLTYSLMKVLNNYSIKLSPNSTGNKIKTLIGTVKDKTDTLDKSGIYSVICQDCNEVYIGQTRRTAKIRW, encoded by the coding sequence ATGTACAACAGTATTCCCGTAACAAATGCTGAAGAATCCATTAAAAATTGGTTGGAAACCATAAATACATTAGATAATTCAAAGGTAAATGAATACATGCGTCTTGTCCATTTATGTTTTTCGAAAAACTATGTGCAATTTAATGGTGAGGTCTATGAGCAAATTGATGGCTTAGCAATGGGTAATCCCTTATCTGCTTTTGCAGCAAATTGTTTCATGGCtgaatttgaaacaaaagccaAGAAAAATTGCcctgattttccatttttatggGTTAGATATGTTGATGACACTTATATTATCATTCATAAAGACAAGCTCAACgtatttctcaattttttgaacaatGTTATGCATGGTAtaataaaattcacttttgaaacAGAAGTGAATTTTTGTCTACCATTTTTAGACCTTATGGTAAAAAGAGTTGAGAGTTATCTTGAGTTTGATATTTATCGAAAACCAACAAATACTGATAGATGTATTCCATCAAACTCTTACCACCCAAACCAAACTGAGTTTGCAGCATTTAATTCTTATTGTTACCGTGCTGTTCATGTTCCtcttaacaaaaacaatttcatcaaAGAAATGGAAACTATTCATAGAATAGCTACAATGAATGGTTATAGCATAAAAATTGTcaattctttattaaaaaaacatataagaAAAAAGGAGTTGAGAGACTTCACAACTTTAGTATCTAATAAAGAAAAAGCTATCACTTACATGGGTGGTACGTTTGTAGAAGGGTTGACATATTCTTTGATGAAAGTGCTTAATAATTATTCAATCAAATTATCACCGAACAGTActggtaataaaataaaaactttgattGGCACTGTAAAAGACAAGACTGACACTCTTGACAAATCTGGAATTTATTCCGTTATTTGTCAAGATTGTAATGAAGTTTACATTGGCCAAACGAGAAGAACGGCTAAAATAAGATGGTGA